In one Pseudomonas fitomaticsae genomic region, the following are encoded:
- a CDS encoding glutamate/aspartate ABC transporter substrate-binding protein codes for MRIVPHILGAAIAAALISTPVFAAELTGTLKKIKESGVITLGHRDASIPFSYIANASGKPVGYSHDIQLAIVEAIKKDLDLPNLQVKYNLVTSQTRIPLVQNGTVDVECGSTTNNVERQQQVDFSVGIFEIGTRLLSKADSKYKDFDDLKGKNVVTTAGTTSERILKAMNADKQMGMNVISAKDHGESFQMLESGRAVAFMMDDALLAGEAAKAKKASDWAVTGTPQSYEIYGCMMRKGDEPFKKAVDDAIKATYASGEINKIYEKWFMQPIPPKGLNLNFPMSDELKALIANPTDKAADDKKS; via the coding sequence ATGCGCATCGTTCCCCATATCCTGGGCGCAGCCATTGCTGCCGCTCTGATCAGCACACCAGTTTTCGCTGCCGAACTCACCGGCACCCTTAAGAAGATCAAAGAGTCCGGCGTCATCACCCTGGGCCACCGTGACGCTTCCATTCCTTTCTCCTACATCGCTAACGCTTCCGGCAAGCCGGTCGGCTACTCCCACGATATCCAGCTGGCCATCGTCGAAGCGATCAAGAAAGACCTGGACCTGCCAAACCTGCAGGTCAAATACAACCTGGTCACCTCGCAAACCCGTATCCCGCTGGTGCAGAACGGCACCGTGGACGTCGAGTGCGGCTCCACCACCAACAACGTCGAGCGTCAGCAACAGGTCGACTTCTCCGTCGGCATCTTCGAAATCGGTACCCGTCTGCTGTCCAAGGCTGACTCCAAGTACAAGGATTTCGACGATCTGAAAGGCAAGAACGTCGTGACCACCGCCGGCACCACTTCCGAGCGCATCCTCAAGGCGATGAACGCCGACAAGCAGATGGGCATGAACGTGATTTCCGCCAAGGACCACGGTGAATCCTTCCAGATGCTGGAATCGGGTCGTGCCGTTGCGTTCATGATGGACGACGCCCTGCTGGCCGGCGAAGCCGCCAAGGCCAAGAAAGCCTCCGACTGGGCCGTGACCGGTACTCCACAGTCGTACGAAATCTACGGCTGCATGATGCGCAAAGGCGACGAGCCGTTCAAAAAGGCTGTCGACGACGCCATCAAGGCGACCTACGCCTCGGGCGAGATCAACAAGATCTACGAAAAATGGTTCATGCAGCCGATTCCGCCAAAAGGCCTGAACCTGAACTTCCCGATGAGCGACGAGCTCAAGGCCCTGATCGCCAATCCGACCGACAAAGCGGCTGACGACAAGAAATCCTGA
- a CDS encoding amino acid ABC transporter permease codes for MNYNWDWGVFFKSTGVGSETYLDWFISGLGWTIAIAIVAWIIALILGSLLGIMRTVPNRIVSGIATCYVELFRNVPLLVQLFIWYFLVPDLLPPDLQEWYKQDLNPTTSAYLSVVVCLGLFTAARVCEQVRTGIQALPRGQESAARAMGFKLPQIYWNVLLPQAYRIIIPPLTSEFLNVFKNSSVASLIGLMELLAQTKQTAEFSANLFEAFTLATLIYFTLNMSLMLLMRMVEKKVAVPGLISVGGK; via the coding sequence ATGAATTACAACTGGGACTGGGGCGTGTTCTTCAAGTCCACCGGCGTGGGCAGCGAGACCTATCTCGACTGGTTCATTTCCGGTCTGGGCTGGACCATCGCCATCGCCATCGTGGCCTGGATCATCGCCCTGATACTCGGCTCGCTGCTGGGCATCATGCGCACCGTGCCGAACCGCATCGTGTCGGGCATCGCGACCTGCTACGTCGAACTGTTCCGTAACGTGCCGCTGCTGGTTCAGCTGTTCATCTGGTACTTCCTGGTGCCCGATCTGCTGCCGCCGGATCTGCAGGAGTGGTACAAACAGGACCTGAACCCGACCACCTCGGCCTACCTGAGCGTTGTCGTCTGCCTGGGCCTGTTCACCGCCGCCCGTGTCTGCGAACAGGTTCGCACCGGTATCCAGGCGCTGCCGCGTGGCCAGGAATCCGCCGCCCGCGCCATGGGTTTCAAGCTGCCGCAGATCTACTGGAACGTGCTGCTGCCCCAGGCCTACCGGATCATCATTCCGCCGCTCACCTCGGAATTTCTGAACGTGTTCAAGAACTCCTCCGTGGCGTCCCTGATCGGTCTGATGGAGCTGCTGGCGCAAACCAAACAGACCGCCGAATTCTCGGCCAACCTGTTTGAAGCCTTCACCCTGGCGACCCTGATCTATTTCACCCTCAACATGAGCCTGATGCTGCTGATGCGCATGGTCGAGAAGAAAGTCGCCGTGCCCGGCCTGATCTCCGTGGGGGGTAAATAA